GATCGAACGCGCTCGCCGCGGCGAGTACGTCGTCCGCCTGAAGGGCGGCGATCCGTTCGTCTTCGGGCGTGGCGGTGAGGAGGTGCTGGCCTGCGAACGCGCCGGCGTCCGCGTGGAGGTCGTGCCGGGTGTGTCGAGTGCGATCGCGGCGCCAGCGGCGGCCCGCGTGCCGGTGACCCACCGCGGTGTCGCCACCGGGATGCTGGTGATCTCCGGGCATGACGAGCTCTCCTACGACGTACTCGCCAGGTGGCCGCACACCATCGTGGTGCTGATGGGCATGGCACGTCTGCCGGAGATTGCGGCCGGGCTGATCGCGCACGGCATGCCGGCGAGCCGACCCGCTGCAGTGGTGCAGCAGGCGCATACCGACCGGCAGGGCACCGTGCGCGGCGAGCTGGGCACGATCGCCGGCGCGAGCCTGCGGGCCGGACTTGGCAATCCCGCGGTCATCGTGATCGGTGAGGTCGTCGACGTCCTCGGTGAGCCGGCGAGTACGCCGCCGCTGCGCGCCCTGGCAGCGCTCGGATGAGCGTCGCGCCACGCATCCCCGCCGATGAGCTGGCCGGGACCCGAGTGCTCATCACGGCGCAGCGCCGGGCCGGGGAGCTAGGTGCCGCGCTGAGCCGCCGCGGCGCGAGCGTGCAAATTTCTGCTGTCCTGTCGGTAATCCCGCACGTCGATGACCACACGCTGATCAGCGCGACTCTCGATCTGATCGAGCGACCGCCGGACGTCGTCGTCATCACGACCGGCGTCGGACTGCGGGGTTGGATCGAGGCCTGTGACGTCGCGGGAATCGCGCCCGCGCTGCTTGAGGTGCTCGCGCAGGCGCGGCTGATCGTGCGCGGTCCGAAAGCGCGTGGCGCGGCGCAGGCCGCGGGGCTGAGCGCCGACTGGGTTGCTGAGTCGGAGACCAGCGCGGAGATCCGCGACCTGCTGCTGTCCGAGGGCGTGGCCGGGCGACGGGTCGCGATCCAGCACCACGGGGCCGGCTCGGACGACCTCGACGGCACCTTGAGCGAGGCAGGTGCCGACGTCCAGTCCTTAGTCGTCTACCGATGGGGTCCGCCACCTGACCCGGCCGCGGTCGAGGACAGCGTGCGCCAGGTTGCTCGTGGCGAGTTCGATGCGGTGGTGTTTACCGCCGCACCGGGTACGTTGGCGTTCATCGAGATAGCCCGGCAGATCGGCGTACTCGACGATGTTCTTGCGCAGCTGCAGGCGCCGGAGGGCACTGTCGCAGCGGCCGTCGGTCCACTGACTGCGGCGCCCCTCCACGATGTCGCCGTAGCGCCATTGGTCCGCGACCGTGCCCGGCTCGGCGCCTTGGCACGCGCGCTGGTGCGCGAGCTCGCCGAGCGTCGGGGCCTTCGGCTAGCGACCTGCGAAGGCGAGCTGCGGCTGCTGCGATCGGCCGCCGTATTAGACGAGCGTGTGCTCGCCCTGTCGCCGTCGAGCCTGGCGGTGCTCCGAACCCTCGCGGCCGCCCGCGGCTCGGTGGTGACCAGAGAGCAGCTGCTTGCGGTGCTGCCCGGTGACTCAGCCGACCTGCATGCCAGCGAGGTGGCGGTCGCGCGGCTGCGCGACAGCATCGGTGCCCGCGGGCTGGTGCAGACCGTCGTCAAGCGTGGCTACCGGCT
The nucleotide sequence above comes from Epidermidibacterium keratini. Encoded proteins:
- a CDS encoding uroporphyrinogen-III synthase is translated as MSVAPRIPADELAGTRVLITAQRRAGELGAALSRRGASVQISAVLSVIPHVDDHTLISATLDLIERPPDVVVITTGVGLRGWIEACDVAGIAPALLEVLAQARLIVRGPKARGAAQAAGLSADWVAESETSAEIRDLLLSEGVAGRRVAIQHHGAGSDDLDGTLSEAGADVQSLVVYRWGPPPDPAAVEDSVRQVARGEFDAVVFTAAPGTLAFIEIARQIGVLDDVLAQLQAPEGTVAAAVGPLTAAPLHDVAVAPLVRDRARLGALARALVRELAERRGLRLATCEGELRLLRSAAVLDERVLALSPSSLAVLRTLAAARGSVVTREQLLAVLPGDSADLHASEVAVARLRDSIGARGLVQTVVKRGYRLAVT
- the cobA gene encoding uroporphyrinogen-III C-methyltransferase, translating into MDERGGRVVLVGGGPGDPDLITVRGHDALLRADVIVADRLGPASLLREIGVRGEVIDVGKRPYHHPVPQERINELLIERARRGEYVVRLKGGDPFVFGRGGEEVLACERAGVRVEVVPGVSSAIAAPAAARVPVTHRGVATGMLVISGHDELSYDVLARWPHTIVVLMGMARLPEIAAGLIAHGMPASRPAAVVQQAHTDRQGTVRGELGTIAGASLRAGLGNPAVIVIGEVVDVLGEPASTPPLRALAALG